The following are encoded in a window of Variovorax paradoxus genomic DNA:
- a CDS encoding serine/threonine protein kinase gives MSKVKPTPLLPDTVIGGYRVVRRLSAGGFGVVYLAIDPNGQQVAVKEYLPSSLATRGPGELAPQVPPEKLSLYRLGLKSFFEEGRSLAQISHASVVSVLNFFRENETVYMVMNYLEGATLQDFVVTARDLKRQKVFRESTIRSLFDEILRGLRIVHQYKMLHLDIKPANIFVTDDDRAVLIDFGAAREVLSKEGIFIRPMYTPGFAAPEMYRRDSSMGPWTDIYAIGACIYACMQGYPPNDAPRRIEKDRLSLSLSRLRGVYSDNLIEVVEWCMSLDPLSRPQSVFALQKELSREGERRYTKLTVGEKVRLSLDNIRSFDKKSLPRAAAPTTRPA, from the coding sequence ATGTCAAAGGTCAAGCCTACGCCCCTGTTGCCCGATACGGTCATTGGCGGATATCGCGTCGTTCGCCGGCTTTCCGCGGGTGGTTTCGGCGTGGTCTACCTCGCGATCGACCCGAACGGCCAGCAGGTGGCCGTCAAGGAATACCTGCCTTCGTCGCTCGCCACGCGGGGGCCCGGCGAGCTCGCGCCGCAGGTGCCGCCCGAGAAGCTGTCGCTGTATCGCCTGGGGCTCAAGAGCTTCTTCGAAGAAGGCCGCTCGCTCGCGCAAATCTCGCATGCGTCGGTGGTCAGCGTGCTCAATTTCTTTCGCGAGAACGAAACCGTCTACATGGTCATGAACTACCTGGAGGGCGCGACCCTGCAGGATTTCGTGGTCACGGCGCGCGACCTGAAACGGCAGAAGGTGTTCCGCGAGTCGACCATCCGTTCGCTGTTCGACGAAATCCTGCGCGGCCTGCGCATCGTCCACCAGTACAAGATGCTGCACCTGGACATCAAGCCCGCCAACATCTTCGTCACCGACGACGACCGCGCCGTGCTGATCGATTTCGGCGCCGCGCGCGAAGTGCTCAGCAAAGAGGGCATCTTCATCCGCCCCATGTATACGCCGGGCTTCGCCGCCCCCGAGATGTACCGGCGCGATTCGTCGATGGGCCCCTGGACCGACATCTACGCCATCGGCGCCTGCATCTACGCCTGCATGCAGGGCTATCCGCCCAACGACGCACCCCGTCGCATCGAGAAAGACCGCCTGAGCCTGTCGCTCTCGCGCCTGCGCGGCGTGTACTCCGACAACCTCATCGAGGTGGTCGAGTGGTGCATGTCGCTCGACCCGCTCTCGCGCCCGCAGTCGGTGTTCGCGCTGCAGAAAGAACTCAGCCGCGAAGGCGAGCGCCGCTACACCAAGCTCACGGTCGGCGAAAAGGTGCGCCTGTCGCTCGACAACATCCGCTCCTTCGACAAGAAGAGCCTGCCGCGCGCCGCCGCGCCCACCACCCGTCCGGCCTGA
- a CDS encoding PP2C family protein-serine/threonine phosphatase, translating into MKFSVFQVSRKGGRVKNEDRMGYCYTRESGLFVLADGMGGHPEGEVAAQLALQTIAALYQREARPTVKDVKAFLAESAMSAHQQIMRYASHKAMLDTPRTTVVAAVLQNATATWLHCGDSRLYVVRDGRLLTRTRDHSHAERPKPHGATDAPVNRNLLLTCLGSPTTPLFDVSAPLPLQRGDRIMLCSDGVWGVLDDAVIVHTLSSGKPVSDAAPDLAEMALRKGGAHSDNVTLIALEWEMPETSGDDRGVSTETIDDGVFASTIQAGMPSDSEIDDLDEDAIERSIAEINEAIRRSAARKT; encoded by the coding sequence ATGAAGTTCTCCGTGTTCCAGGTCAGCCGCAAGGGCGGCCGCGTCAAGAACGAAGACCGCATGGGCTACTGCTACACGCGGGAGTCGGGCCTGTTCGTGCTCGCCGACGGCATGGGCGGCCACCCTGAAGGCGAAGTGGCGGCCCAGCTGGCGCTGCAGACCATCGCCGCGCTGTACCAGCGCGAGGCCCGCCCCACCGTGAAGGACGTGAAGGCCTTCCTGGCCGAATCGGCCATGTCGGCGCACCAGCAGATCATGCGGTATGCGAGCCACAAGGCGATGCTCGACACGCCGCGCACCACCGTCGTCGCGGCCGTGCTGCAGAACGCCACCGCCACCTGGCTGCACTGCGGCGATTCGCGCCTGTACGTCGTGCGCGACGGCCGCCTGCTGACCCGCACGCGGGACCACTCGCACGCCGAGCGCCCCAAGCCCCACGGCGCCACCGACGCGCCGGTCAACCGCAACCTGCTGCTGACCTGCCTCGGCTCGCCCACCACGCCGCTGTTCGACGTGTCGGCGCCGCTGCCGCTGCAGCGCGGCGACCGCATCATGCTGTGCTCCGACGGTGTCTGGGGCGTGCTCGACGACGCCGTCATCGTGCACACCCTGTCGTCCGGCAAGCCCGTGTCCGACGCCGCGCCCGACCTCGCCGAAATGGCGCTGCGCAAGGGCGGCGCCCACAGCGACAACGTCACGCTCATTGCGCTCGAGTGGGAAATGCCCGAGACGTCCGGCGACGACCGCGGCGTGTCCACCGAAACCATCGACGACGGCGTGTTCGCCTCGACCATCCAGGCCGGCATGCCGTCCGACAGCGAGATCGACGACCTCGACGAAGACGCCATCGAGCGCTCCATCGCCGAGATCAACGAAGCCATCCGCCGCTCCGCTGCGCGCAAAACCTGA
- the rph gene encoding ribonuclease PH, with amino-acid sequence MTAFTRSGGRAADQLRPVRITRGFTIHAEGSVLIEFGQTRVLCTASVEEKVPPHKKGSGEGWVTAEYGMLPRATHTRSSREAAKGKQTGRTQEIQRLIGRSMRAVFDLAVLGERTIHLDCDVLQADGGTRTAAITGAFVAAQDAVDKLLASGAIKTSPIKGHVAAISVGIVGGTPLLDLEYTEDSACDTDMNVVMTGAGHFVEVQGTAEGVAFTRDEMNLLLGLAEKGIGELVTLQQQALLSN; translated from the coding sequence ATGACTGCTTTCACACGAAGCGGCGGCCGTGCCGCCGACCAGCTGCGCCCCGTGCGCATCACCCGCGGCTTCACCATCCATGCCGAAGGCTCCGTGCTCATCGAGTTCGGCCAGACCCGCGTGCTGTGCACCGCCTCGGTCGAAGAAAAGGTGCCGCCGCACAAGAAGGGCAGCGGCGAAGGCTGGGTGACGGCTGAATACGGCATGCTGCCGCGCGCCACCCACACCCGCAGCAGCCGCGAAGCCGCCAAGGGCAAGCAGACCGGCCGCACGCAGGAAATCCAGCGTCTCATCGGCCGTTCGATGCGCGCCGTGTTCGACCTCGCCGTGCTCGGCGAACGCACCATCCACCTCGACTGCGACGTGCTGCAGGCCGACGGCGGCACGCGCACCGCGGCCATCACCGGCGCCTTCGTGGCCGCACAGGACGCCGTCGACAAGCTGCTGGCCTCCGGCGCGATCAAGACCTCGCCCATCAAGGGCCACGTGGCCGCCATCTCGGTGGGCATCGTCGGCGGCACGCCGCTGCTCGACCTCGAATACACCGAAGACTCGGCCTGCGACACCGACATGAACGTCGTCATGACCGGCGCCGGCCACTTCGTCGAAGTGCAGGGCACGGCCGAAGGCGTGGCCTTCACGCGCGACGAAATGAACCTGCTGCTCGGTCTGGCCGAAAAGGGCATCGGCGAACTCGTGACGCTGCAACAGCAAGCCCTGCTTTCCAACTGA
- a CDS encoding non-canonical purine NTP pyrophosphatase, producing MKLVLASNNAGKLAELQQLFAELSVTLVPQSALGVGEAEEPFRTFVENALTKARHASAATGLPAIADDAGLCVDAFGGLPGVDTAYYATQFGYAKGDANNVKALLEQLDGVVNRRAALVSTLVALRRHDDPEPLIAVGRVVGEIAPAPIGDNGFGFDPVMYLPTFGKTFAQLPPDVKNAHSHRGRAAQAMLALMRERWF from the coding sequence ATGAAACTGGTTCTGGCTTCCAACAACGCGGGCAAGCTCGCCGAACTCCAGCAGCTGTTTGCCGAGCTGTCCGTCACCCTGGTGCCGCAGTCGGCGTTGGGCGTGGGCGAGGCTGAAGAACCCTTCCGCACCTTCGTCGAAAACGCACTCACCAAGGCGCGCCACGCCAGCGCCGCCACCGGCCTGCCGGCCATTGCCGACGACGCCGGCCTGTGCGTTGACGCGTTCGGCGGCCTGCCGGGTGTCGACACCGCCTACTACGCCACGCAGTTCGGCTACGCCAAGGGCGATGCCAACAACGTGAAGGCGCTGCTCGAACAGCTCGACGGCGTGGTCAACCGTCGCGCCGCGCTTGTCAGCACGTTGGTCGCACTGCGCCGCCACGACGACCCCGAGCCGCTCATTGCCGTCGGCCGCGTGGTCGGCGAGATCGCGCCCGCGCCCATCGGTGACAACGGCTTCGGCTTCGACCCCGTCATGTACCTGCCGACCTTCGGCAAGACCTTCGCCCAGCTGCCGCCCGACGTGAAGAACGCCCACAGCCACCGCGGCCGCGCCGCGCAGGCCATGCTCGCCCTGATGCGCGAGCGCTGGTTCTGA
- the hemW gene encoding radical SAM family heme chaperone HemW: MATVFPIQPAQPGGAPQANDVLHWMRPGPLQLAALPPLSLYIHLPWCLRKCPYCDFNSHEWRATSEADIDGLPEAAYIDALIADLDAALPLIWGRTVHTIFIGGGTPSLFSPQAIDRLLGDVRARLKLAPECEITLEANPGTFERNRFRAYRSAGVTRLSVGVQSFNDEHLTALGRVHDRAQAIAAVEEAASAFDTFNLDLMYALPGQTMEGLDADLTQALALAPPHISIYHLTIEPNTWFAKFPPTLPEDDIAYAMLDRITERTGASGMSRYEVSAYARDGHQCAHNLNYWQFGDYLGIGAGAHSKLSFAHRIVRQVRYREPRLYMENARAGAAVSQSDEVALADLPFEFMLNALRLKQGFTLPQFSERTGLAMTSIQRGMEEAERKGLVARDLFRVWPTERGLDFLSDLQTLFLPDDE; the protein is encoded by the coding sequence ATGGCCACCGTCTTCCCGATCCAGCCCGCCCAACCCGGCGGCGCTCCCCAGGCCAATGACGTGCTGCACTGGATGCGCCCCGGCCCGCTGCAACTCGCCGCGCTGCCGCCGCTGTCGCTGTACATCCACCTGCCGTGGTGCCTGCGCAAGTGCCCGTATTGCGACTTCAACTCGCACGAGTGGCGTGCCACGAGCGAGGCCGACATCGACGGCCTCCCCGAAGCCGCCTACATCGACGCGCTGATCGCCGACCTCGACGCCGCGCTGCCGCTGATCTGGGGCCGCACCGTCCACACCATCTTCATCGGCGGCGGGACGCCCAGCCTGTTCTCGCCGCAAGCCATCGACCGGTTGCTCGGCGACGTGCGCGCGCGCCTCAAGCTCGCGCCCGAGTGCGAGATCACGCTCGAAGCCAACCCCGGCACCTTCGAGCGCAACCGCTTCCGCGCTTATCGCTCGGCCGGCGTCACGCGCCTGTCGGTGGGCGTGCAAAGCTTCAACGACGAGCACCTGACGGCGTTGGGCCGCGTGCACGACCGCGCCCAGGCCATCGCTGCGGTCGAAGAAGCCGCGAGCGCCTTCGACACCTTCAACCTCGACCTGATGTACGCCCTGCCGGGCCAGACCATGGAAGGCCTCGACGCCGACCTGACCCAGGCTTTGGCCCTTGCGCCGCCGCACATCTCGATCTACCACCTCACCATCGAGCCCAACACCTGGTTCGCGAAGTTCCCGCCCACGCTGCCCGAGGACGACATCGCCTACGCCATGCTCGACCGCATCACCGAGCGCACGGGCGCGAGCGGCATGTCGCGCTACGAAGTCTCGGCCTATGCCCGCGACGGGCACCAGTGCGCGCACAACCTCAACTACTGGCAGTTCGGCGACTACCTCGGCATTGGCGCCGGCGCGCACAGCAAGCTGAGCTTCGCGCACCGCATCGTGCGGCAGGTGCGCTATCGCGAACCGCGCCTGTACATGGAGAACGCGCGCGCCGGTGCCGCCGTGTCGCAGAGCGACGAAGTGGCGCTGGCCGACCTGCCGTTCGAGTTCATGCTCAACGCGCTGCGGCTGAAGCAGGGCTTCACGCTGCCCCAGTTCAGCGAGCGCACCGGCCTGGCGATGACGTCGATCCAGCGCGGCATGGAAGAGGCCGAACGCAAGGGGCTCGTCGCCCGCGACCTGTTCCGCGTGTGGCCCACCGAGCGCGGACTCGACTTCCTGAGCGACCTGCAGACGCTGTTCCTGCCCGATGACGAGTAA
- a CDS encoding sugar-binding transcriptional regulator: protein MDPELSLSIRAAWLAYVGGHTQEQIAERLGVSRVKVQRLIASAMQSGLIKFFVEGVPAECMALEDQLTEAFGLKRCVVVPTTQVDPDDSADAIPALAVAAARQLTRVLDAGEVRTIGVGHGRTLAAMVERMPAAIRRDTRFVSLLGSLTRRSAANPFDLIAKLAERTGGECYFMPVPFLADCRADAQVLRAQRGVQHVLELVRECELCVVGVGDLGPDTHLLRTQSVTADELAALRDAGAVGELAGCFVASNGKPVKCEMNERAVGASLDDLRGRDVLAVAGGAYKAEAICAVLHTGLITELIIDEAAAQLCLRHQAGPAM from the coding sequence ATGGACCCCGAACTGAGCCTTTCCATCCGCGCCGCATGGCTGGCCTATGTGGGCGGCCACACGCAGGAGCAGATCGCCGAGCGCCTGGGTGTGTCCCGCGTCAAGGTGCAGCGGTTGATCGCCTCGGCCATGCAAAGCGGATTGATCAAGTTCTTCGTCGAGGGGGTGCCGGCCGAGTGCATGGCGCTCGAAGACCAGCTGACGGAAGCCTTTGGCCTCAAGCGCTGCGTGGTGGTTCCGACCACACAGGTCGACCCGGACGATTCGGCCGACGCGATCCCGGCACTGGCAGTGGCCGCTGCCCGGCAATTGACCCGCGTGCTCGATGCCGGCGAGGTGCGCACCATCGGTGTCGGCCATGGCCGCACGCTGGCGGCCATGGTGGAGCGGATGCCCGCAGCGATTCGCCGTGACACCCGTTTTGTCTCGCTGCTCGGCAGCCTCACGCGTCGCTCGGCAGCCAACCCGTTCGACCTGATCGCCAAGCTGGCCGAACGTACCGGCGGCGAGTGCTATTTCATGCCGGTGCCGTTCCTGGCCGACTGCCGCGCAGACGCCCAGGTGCTGCGCGCCCAGCGCGGCGTGCAGCACGTGCTTGAACTCGTCCGCGAGTGCGAACTTTGCGTCGTCGGTGTCGGTGACCTGGGGCCGGACACCCATCTGCTGCGCACCCAGTCCGTCACGGCCGACGAGTTGGCGGCCTTGCGCGATGCGGGAGCGGTCGGCGAACTTGCCGGCTGTTTCGTGGCATCGAACGGCAAACCGGTGAAGTGCGAGATGAACGAGCGTGCGGTCGGCGCCTCGCTGGACGACCTGCGCGGGCGCGACGTGCTCGCGGTGGCCGGCGGAGCGTACAAGGCCGAGGCGATCTGCGCGGTGCTTCACACCGGCCTGATCACCGAACTGATCATCGATGAGGCGGCCGCGCAACTGTGCCTGCGGCATCAGGCGGGGCCGGCCATGTGA
- a CDS encoding DUF2291 family protein gives MGAQLDIAARKPFRLRTSACVWTAVLLLLLVAMTLDTRAVRIGSKEDARAEAFSAEAYGKKAFAPIQSLIEKAAVDARVLAQALASDKAAAGETYGKPGSVGPIFPVRFVGTVGEGRAGIFNVAVDGLPEGLQLRVQTGPAINGTEVRDATGTVAFGDFTNQIDYQDAGSALNNELKAQVLDKLDRDALAGKKIEVVGVFQLINPSGWLVTPVRLSVQ, from the coding sequence ATGGGTGCTCAACTCGATATTGCCGCGCGCAAACCGTTCCGTTTGCGCACGTCGGCCTGTGTGTGGACGGCGGTGCTCCTGCTGCTGCTCGTGGCGATGACGCTGGACACCAGGGCGGTCCGCATCGGCTCCAAGGAGGACGCACGGGCCGAAGCGTTTTCGGCCGAGGCCTACGGCAAGAAGGCGTTTGCGCCCATCCAGTCCCTCATCGAGAAGGCGGCTGTCGACGCCCGGGTGCTGGCGCAGGCTCTCGCGTCGGACAAGGCCGCCGCGGGCGAAACGTACGGCAAGCCGGGGAGCGTCGGACCGATCTTTCCGGTCCGTTTCGTCGGGACGGTGGGCGAGGGGCGTGCCGGCATCTTCAACGTGGCGGTCGACGGCCTGCCCGAAGGCTTGCAGCTGCGTGTGCAAACCGGGCCGGCCATCAACGGCACCGAAGTGCGGGACGCGACAGGCACCGTCGCCTTCGGTGACTTCACCAACCAGATCGACTACCAGGACGCGGGCTCGGCGCTGAATAACGAGCTCAAGGCGCAGGTGCTCGACAAGCTCGACCGCGACGCCCTCGCTGGCAAGAAGATCGAGGTGGTCGGCGTGTTCCAACTCATCAATCCGTCGGGCTGGCTCGTCACGCCCGTGCGGCTGAGCGTGCAATGA
- a CDS encoding sugar ABC transporter ATP-binding protein: MSAAVVARHPDSGIVLSARNVAKSYGSVQALKGVNFDIHRGQVTTLFGENGAGKSTLMKILSGVVTPTSGEIVLDGAPVVLASAADARARGISIIHQELSLAPNLSVRDNVFMGRELRTLTGVDFAEEARRTQALMAELEEVIDPLTLVEDLRLGQQQIVEIARALSVNSRILIMDEPTSALSAVEVEVLFKVIRDLTARGVSIVYISHHLEEALQITDHAVVLRDGAMTAKAPRADIDLEWIVRHMVGENFDLGRPPTGYAFGQVALAIENAVLTESAGVDVVDHVSLDVRAGEIVCIYGLMGAGRTELLEAAAGRSALDGGRVLLEGHDVSHLSIAQRIAKGLALVPEDRQRDGLVQTMSVGQNLSLASIGAFVRGLFTSQARERALVDASIRRVTVKTSGGQADIGSLSGGNQQKVVIGKMLATHPKVLLLDEPSRGIDIGAKAEVFRLLAERARQGLAVVFSTSEVSECLSVAHRIIVMRRGRIAAQFDADATKEMIMAASGEAMVA, encoded by the coding sequence ATGAGCGCCGCAGTCGTCGCCCGCCATCCGGACAGCGGCATCGTGTTGTCGGCGCGAAACGTCGCCAAGTCGTACGGCAGCGTGCAGGCGCTCAAGGGCGTGAACTTCGACATCCATCGTGGACAGGTCACCACGCTGTTCGGCGAAAACGGTGCCGGCAAGTCCACGCTGATGAAAATTCTGTCGGGCGTGGTCACGCCCACGTCGGGTGAAATCGTGCTCGACGGCGCACCCGTCGTCCTGGCCTCGGCCGCCGACGCTCGCGCGCGTGGCATCTCGATCATCCACCAGGAACTGAGCCTGGCGCCGAACCTCTCGGTGCGCGACAACGTGTTCATGGGTCGCGAACTGCGCACCCTCACCGGCGTCGACTTTGCCGAAGAGGCGCGGCGCACGCAGGCGCTGATGGCCGAACTCGAGGAGGTGATCGACCCGCTGACGCTCGTCGAAGACCTGCGCCTGGGACAGCAGCAGATCGTCGAGATCGCGCGCGCACTCTCGGTCAACAGCCGCATCCTGATCATGGACGAGCCCACGTCCGCGCTCTCGGCGGTGGAGGTCGAGGTGCTGTTCAAGGTGATCCGCGACCTCACCGCGCGGGGCGTGTCCATCGTCTACATCTCGCACCACCTGGAGGAGGCGCTGCAGATCACCGACCACGCGGTGGTGCTGCGCGACGGCGCCATGACGGCGAAAGCGCCGCGCGCCGACATCGATCTCGAATGGATCGTGCGTCACATGGTCGGCGAGAACTTCGACCTCGGCCGTCCGCCGACAGGCTATGCCTTCGGCCAGGTTGCGCTGGCGATCGAGAACGCCGTCCTCACCGAAAGCGCCGGGGTCGACGTGGTCGACCACGTCTCGCTCGATGTGCGCGCGGGCGAAATCGTCTGCATCTACGGCTTGATGGGCGCGGGCCGCACTGAACTTCTGGAGGCTGCGGCCGGCCGGTCCGCGCTCGACGGCGGGCGCGTGCTGCTCGAAGGACACGACGTGTCGCACCTGAGCATTGCGCAGCGCATCGCCAAAGGCCTTGCCCTGGTGCCGGAAGACCGCCAGCGCGACGGCCTCGTGCAGACGATGAGCGTCGGGCAGAACCTGTCGCTCGCCAGCATCGGCGCGTTCGTGCGCGGGCTGTTCACGTCGCAGGCCCGCGAACGCGCATTGGTCGACGCGTCGATCCGTCGTGTCACGGTCAAGACCAGCGGCGGCCAGGCGGACATCGGGTCGCTGTCCGGCGGCAACCAGCAGAAGGTGGTCATCGGAAAGATGCTCGCCACGCACCCGAAGGTCCTTCTTCTCGACGAGCCCAGCCGTGGCATCGACATCGGCGCCAAGGCCGAGGTGTTCCGCCTGCTCGCCGAGCGTGCGCGGCAAGGCCTGGCCGTCGTTTTCTCGACCTCGGAGGTGAGCGAATGCCTGAGCGTCGCGCACCGGATCATCGTCATGCGGCGGGGCCGGATTGCGGCCCAGTTCGATGCCGACGCCACCAAAGAAATGATCATGGCCGCCTCGGGCGAAGCCATGGTTGCCTGA